The [Clostridium] scindens ATCC 35704 nucleotide sequence TTAATGCCAAGCCTTGGGTTAAAGGTCTTTCGTGCCAGCCTCTCTCCATCCGGAATGGATATCTCTACATCAATTCCCCCGATATATCCTGCTTCTTCGCAGGCTTCCCACACCTCCTGCAGGATCATCTTCCTCGGCACCTGATTGATGGCCGGGCTTCCTACCGGCTGCTCCAGCCCTGGCTTCGTCACTGTCCCAATACCCTGGCCGCCCCGAAGGGTTCTTTCGCTCCCTTTCGTACGCTTTACCTGGCTATATACCAGCACGCCGTCGGTGATATCCGGGTCATCCCCGCTATCTTTTTTAACCGCGCAGGATACGCTGGAAGGCGCCCTGTCTTCCTGCGCGGCATACGCTATTTTTATGTCATAGATCTCAAGGGTGAGCATCTCCCCGTTGGGAAGCCCTACTTGTATTTGATCTGCCTGTGCCCCGGAAAACAACATCTGCATTGCTGCCTTGGTTGCTGCCTGGGCGCATGTTCCTGTTGTATATCCCCATGCAAGCCTCTTCTGTGCCATGGCCTTCCCCTCCTTGTGTATCCTCTGCCTGTTATATGACGCTTATCCTATCCTTCCCATTCCATGATCTCTCCGCACGCAATCTTTTCTCCCGAGTTCCCGGATGGCTGGCTTCTAAAATCATCCGGCATCCCATGAATAATGATCGTCCTTCCAATCACTTCTTCCGGATAAAATCTTCCGGTATATACCTCCATCCAGGCAATACCGTTGTGACTCATTAACGGCGGAAGATCACCCGCATGCCTGGGATGGGGTACCCCTTCGGGATTGTAATGGCTCTTAGCATCCGCAAATTCATCCTGAGAACTTCCCGTACAGCTGCCTCCTTCATGAATATGGAAGCCGTAGAAGCCGCCGCTCTCTCTTTCCAGTTCCGGGGGGATTCCATAGATTTCACCCATAAGAACCGTCCCTCCGTATACTTCATACAGATAGACATTTCCCTGGATGGATTCATATGCCTCGCTGCCTTTGATGGTTGCATGAGCCGATGGTATTTCTTGAATCACCTTAAACATTTCATCACACTCCTTGCAACATCATATGCATCAGCCCAGGAAATGTTCCTCAATGACGCATACAGATAGTCCGTCGTAAATTCTGCGTATTCCTTTGCCAGATTCCATTCCGGCATGCAAAATCCGCCTTGCCGCCTGGCAGTTTCGCTGTCCTGGCAGCTGGCAGCCATGTCAGAGAGTTTCTGGAATTCCGGCTCTGAATTGAATTCTAACAACCCCATTTTCATCCCGTTCATTTTTCATATTATCTTTGCTAAAATTGCTTCGCCAGTTCCAATATCATCAATCAAATACTATTATAGCAAATTCCGGGACAAAAATATACAGTTTTGATTTGCCGGCCTTTTCATGCGTCAAAAGGCGGCTCACATCCGCCAGCCGCCTTTATATTATCCTTTATAGAATGCTTTCAGCGCCCTTCCGATAAATACCGACGCTCCCTCCCCATATTTTTGATCCGTGTTCTCCTGCAATGTTGCATTTTCCAGGTACATATCGGCCATTTTAATCAGTTGTTGCTAAAATATGACATGAATGCAGACACATCTTTCATCTGATATAATTGATCCGCTCCCATTCTGACTGCCAGTTTTTCCGTCGCCGCATCCAGCCTCCCTTTTTATGCTTCCATATTCCTTGATAAATATATCCTTCTGCTCATCCGTCATATTTTTTAACATATCACGGTACAGCTGCTCGATATCCGCCTTATTAAAAACCTCGATATTCATCTTGTTCTTTTTGCTGGCTCTTCAGCAGTTCGTTCTTATCAAGATCAGGATTTTTAAGGACCGCCTTAATCTCCTTAAGGGGCATGTCGAATTCCCGAAAGAACAGTATCTGCTGTAAGATCTCCAATGCCTTATCGTCATAAAGCCGGTATCCCGCCTCGCTGACAAGAGTCGGCTTAAATAGTCCGATCTCTTTTACTGTCATCATATACCGTGTTCCTCCTGTTCTTGATGATCTTATCATATCCTATGACGCAGCGTGAGGGTCAACCAGAAAATTCTGCGTATTTTATATCCATTCTGGCAATTCCCATCATATGCGTTATAATATACAGTATGGCGACTTTGTCGTACTTTTCATTTCACAGGTGGTGGAACTTTTGATTAAAATATTATTATTGGAAGACGATGACACGATTTCCTTTGGCATTGAAGCAGCCTTAAGGCGAAAAGGGTATGAATGCATCACATGCCCTTCTATAGAGCAAGGGTGGGAATGCTTTTCCTCCGATATTCATCTGATCCTGCTGGACTTAAATCTCCCCGATGGAAGCGGGTATGATTTCTGCAGATGGGTAAAGGAACAGGCAGATACCCCGATTATCTTCCTGACCGTGCGCGACGGTGTAACGGATATTACAAGAGGACTTGATATGGGGGCGGATGACTATATCATCAAGCCCTTTCATATCGCCGTTCTGGAATCCAGGATTGCCGCCGTTCTTCGCAGGCTTCCGGAGGACAAGCAGCCGGTACTCGTCTGCGGAGATATTTCCCTTAACAAGGATAAAATGCAGGGATATCTTAACGGAGAGCCGGTCACTCTGACTGCCCTTGAATACCGCCTTCTCCATATACTTCTGGAGAACAAGGGCCGGACGCTGCCCCGGAATCTGATTCTGGAACGGCTCTGGGATGCAGACGGGAACTTTGTTAACGATAATACGCTGACGGTAACGATGAGGCGCCTGCGGAAAAAGTTGAATGATACGCGGCATATCGTGACAATCCGCGGCATCGGCTACCGGATGGAGTAAATTGTATGAAGAAACAAGGGATGAAAGCATTTCTCGCTTCCTGCCTGCTCTGGCTGCTTCCTGGCCTGGCAGCAGGCTTTCTTTGCGCCGCCATTTTAAGTTCCCATGATTACAACTTCACCGCCCGCTTAACGGGGGCAATTCTGGAAGGGCAATCTCTCCCGGCGGCAATGAAGGACAGGCTTCAAACGGAGAACAAAGAGGACTTTAAGGAAGGAATGCACTATCTGGAACAGTACGGTCATCACCAGTGGGAAACGATGCCACTGATTCTGCCTTACACCATCGTTCTTTGCCTGATACTTTTTGAAGCGGCAGGATGCGCCGTATTCTATATGCGCAGACGGGATTGGAACTATCAGGAGGAAAGGATCCGCGAACTAACTGCTTACTTGCGGGCTGCAGACAGCGGAAAGGCCGCGCTGCTTCCCCGCAGGGAGGATGCCTTCTCCCATCTGGAGGATGCCATATACAAGACGGTCGTCTCCCTTGCCTCAGCAAAAGAAGATGCGGTAAAAGACCATGAAATCCTTGCCGCAAGGATAGCGGATATTGCCCACCAGTTAAAGACCCCTCTTACTTCCATGTCGCTGATGGCAGAACTTCTGGAGCCTTCCCGCAAGGAGGAGGAAGAATATCTGGAGAGGCTGAGACGCCAGATTGAGCGCCTGAAAGGACTTGCAGACGGACTTCTCGTTCTGGCCAGACTGGATTCCCACACTCTGGAATTCTGCCGGCAGGATTTGGGCGTGGAGGAACTGCTCTATGAAGCTGCCGGCCCCCTCAAAGAAATGATGGATCAGAGACAGATCCGGCTTAAGATTCAAAGGGAAGTCTGGGAAGGCCAGGAGACTCCGGCAGACATCCGGATAAACGCAGACATGCAATGGACCTCGGAGGCGCTCATCAATATCCTGAAAGACTGCGTAGAACATACGCCGGATCAAGGCACTATCCAGATTGAATACGGACAGAACCCGATCTATACCCAGATTCTTATAGAAGATGGCGGCAGCGGCTTCTCCAAAAAGGATCTTCCCCATCTGTTTGACAGATTCTACCGCGGGGAACAGGCGGCAAAAGACAGCGCCGGTATCGGGCTTGCTCTTTCCCGGCTGATCTTGGAAGCGCAGAACGGACATGTCCACGCCGAAAACTCTCCGGCCGGACATGCCCGCTTCATTGTAAGGCTCTACAAGGACTGACCCTGTCAGATCGTCTCATCCTTGATCGCGTCAATAATATTCTGTCTCTGGATTCTCCTGTCCCCTACGGCGTATGCCCCAATGATGCAGACAAGGACGAGGCCTGTATAACCAAGCACGGCCGCGTAAGGCGCATAGGGCAGGTATTCCGCAAGACTTACTTCATTGAGATACAGGAAGCCTGCCAGAACGGCCACCTGGAATGGAAGGCTGTAGAGCAAGGGCTTCAGGCCCAGATTCAATCCCTCCAGGAGCAGCATGCAGCGCAGTTTTAGCGGGGAGAGCCCCACCGACTTAAGCATGGCAAACTCCCTGCTCCTCTGGCGAAGGTTTCCTGATATGCTGGCCCATACATTGGACAGTCCGATCAGCGTCAGCAGCCCCGTCAGGAAAGCGACGACCGTCGACATGACCCCATTTTCATGATCCATCATTTCCTTTTTCTGCGTCAAGTCTGAGACCATATAGTCCCCGCTGCCATAATAGCGTCCCACAATCTCCTCGATACTTTTGGATACCTCCTGGATTCTGGAATAAGACACGCCTGTGGAACTATCCGTCATAAAGTTTCCATAGACCGCCGTTGCAGTGAAGCGCCTTTTTTCGCTGCAATTTGCCGCGATTTCTCTGACATGTTCCATTGGCATGATTGCTGTCAGCGTAAACCTGGGCAGTCCCAGCCTTTCTGTCGGCAGTTTCTCTACAATCTCCCCTGCCGTTAACTGGAACTGATAATCACCTTTATCTTCATCATATGCCTTCTCCGTAAATGGAATCTTCTGTCCTATCTGAATTTTTAACATTTCTCTATAAACTTTTTTCTTTCTCGTACTGGCATGAGGATCTGCAGTCTGGTTATAAATCAGCGCTCTGCTCCCATCTTCCAGATATGGTTCGGGATCTATCCCAAGTTTCAGGCAGTATTCCCGAAAACTCTCTTCTTCAAGCCCAATCAACTGGGAATAGATTCGGTACTTTCCATCCCGCTTAATCGGCGTGTACTTTTTCTCCGAAACGATCTCATCAAAGCCTCCTAGATAAGTGTCTATATCATCCGCAGCCTGCTCTTTGGTCACCCAGGTAGCGCAGGGCATCTTGCTGTAAAGAACGGACTGGCTGATGCCGGAGACTTCTTTTATCTCATCCAGCGCCTTTTGCTCCGGCACTCTTCCATCGCTGATCGTAAGAAAAATATGTCCTTCTTTTTCCTCCTGCGTCTGATAGATCTCTCTGGCAGCGTTCTGGGTTGTAACAATATACAGGAACCCGGTCAGCAGAAGGTAGGACATACACAGTGAGATCGTAGCCGTTCGGTAGGATCTGCGGCGCGCCGCCAACGCATTGGCGGCCAGTTCCCCACTGATTCCAAACCGGCTGGAAATCCGGCTTCTGCGTATCTTCTTTCCCTTCAGCGTCTCCACCTGCTTAAGCGCCTCCACAGGCGTTAATCTAGCCACCTTGCGCGCCGGTATCCTGGCAGACAGCCAAGCCGTGACGACAGACAGGAGGATAGCCGGGACTATGGCTGGCAGCCCGAAAGTCAGTACAATATCCGGCGCGCTCCTTCCAATATCATTCGCCTGATTAATCAGGCACATCAGCTCCGCGTCCAGAAGCCATCCGCATAAGATGCCCAGAGGAAGCGGCACCACAAGCAGCACCAAGGCTTCCGATGAAACTGCCGCCTTAATCTGCTTCGGCGAAGCCCCGATTCCCGCAAGCGTGCCCAGCTGGGCAAGTTTTTCATTGGCGGACAGGGCAAATGCGTTGTGGATCACCAGCACGAATACGCCGATCAAAAGCACAGCCAGGACAAGAAAAAGCAGGGGAACCGTCAGCATCTTCAAACTGTCTATACTGTGAATCTGCTCCGGCGCAAGAATTCCATATTTGGACAGCAGCCCTGCATTGTACCTGAGATTATACGTCTCATATTCATCCGTCTCATATCCGATGGATGCCGCAAGTGCAGGAAGTTCCTTGTAAGTGCTTCTCATAGGGTCAAAACGCAGATAGACCGTCAGACTATCCTCCGGCTTGATCGATTCTTCCTTCAGAAAACTCATGGCGGTATATGCAGGAACCGATGAAGATGTGGCAACATCCATTATCCCTACAATCTTGTATGCCTTCGTCCCTGTCTGTCGAAAGGTTTCCCCATCATGGAAGCCATCCGTCTCCATGCACACGTTTCCTTCATAGATCCGCTGTCCCACCGGCAGGGTAAGCGTATCTCCCACAGCCGCTTCCGGGTGGTCATCAAAATACTGCTTTGAAAGAGCGATCTCATCTTCCGCAGCCGGAATGCGCCCTTGGGTTATCAGGCCTTTCTCCGGCATTGAATCCCAATACTCCTTATTGGCGCCCCTGGATATAAGGTAAGTCCTCTTCCCTGTATCCTCAAGTTTTGCCACTTCCCAAGGACCTTTTAACATCACGGCCTGTACAGACGCATAATTCTCTATCTGCTTCAGGCTCTCGCCTTTGGTATTATCAAACAATTCTCCATGCCAGTTACCATCCTCATTGATGGAAAGCGCAATCGAATCCGTCCACATCGTATAGACAAACCCGCAGAAGCAGGACATCATGGTAGTCATTAAAAATAAGGCTGTCATTATGGCAAGGCTTGTTCTTTTATTCTTCCGTATGGCATCCCACACATATTCCCTAAGAATCTTCATCAGCCCACCACCTCGTCATGCAGAATCTTCCCGTCTTCCAGCGTTATGATTCTGTCTGCCATAAGCGCGGTCTTCTCATCATGAGTGATCAGCAGAATCGTCTGCCCATAACGGCGATTAGACAATTTTAACAATTCGATAGTCTCTTCCGAGTTCTTCCGGTCCAGATTGCCAGTCGGCTCATCTGCCAGCAGAATCGCCGGATGGTAAATCAGGCTTCTGGCAATCGCGACCCTCTGCTGCTGACCTCCCGAGAGTTCGCTTGGAAGATGGCTTAAACGGTCGGCAATTCCAAGTGTCGAGACAAGATGCTCGAACCGCTCCTCATCCGGCTTCTGGTTATCCAGCAATACCGGAAGCAGAATATTCTTCCGCACATTCAGCGTGGGGATCAGGTTATAGAACTGGTACACCAGCCCTACTTTCCGCCTCCGAAAAGCGGCAAGCTGCTCCGGTCCAAGGCTTGAGATGTCTGTATCCTCAATATAAATGCTTCCGCTGGTAGGGCGGTCTACCCCTCCCAGCATGTGAAGCAGCGTTGATTTGCCGGAGCCGGACGCCCCGATGATCGAGGTGAAGCTTCCCCGTTCCAGAGAAAAACTGACATCATTAAGCGCAGCTACGGTATTCGAACCGCTGCCATATATTTTTGTAAGATGACTGCAGCGAAGTATTTCCATAGTCGTATATCTCCTTTCCTGTTCGATACCAACATAATAGTAAGGCAATGTGACAGGAAAGTGACAACTCTATTCAAACTTTAGAATGAGGAATCCCTTCTTCATGATATCTGCTATAGGCTCAAACAATCCAGGCAATTCATCCGCTCCTTTTGCGAAGACATGCGCCGCTTGACTTTATCAAAACCTCCGCAAAACTCCACCTCGTCAGGCTGTTCAATTCCTCTCAGCGCGTTTGGAACCGTCGGCACAGTTAAGATCATTCTTTAATATTGATAATTATTCCTTCCACAATAATATCTGCACAGGTATCTGGAACTACCCGTACCGCCTGATCCGTCTCATCTCCAATCCCGCTCTGAGATTCCCAGAAGCAGACGACATAGGGCAGAAGTTGTTTACAAGGGGCATATTCGGAATATGCCCTGCCGCTTAAAAATGGCCTTGAGGTCAATGGCCTGTATTTAGTATAGAAATCAGGTTCCATAAGTTTATCCACACCTTTTCATAAGCCTGAAGTTTATAGCCCTTTTACAGCAAGTATTTTTTCAAATTTCTGCTCCGACTGTATCTCATGAGTAAGAAACTGGCCATTATAAAACAGACTAAATGTTGTAAATGGAACAGGGGCATTCTGAGCCTGTTCCCGCGTGGTAATATGGACTGCTTGAAATTTAACATTTCTCTTTTTGGCCATATCTTCAATAAGTGGAACACATTTTGCTGTAAAAGGACATTGGCTGGTATAATACAGTGTAAAACCATTCTGCGTGCCACTGTGTTCGGTCTCTTTTACCGAAGAACTGAAGCAGGGCCTATCGGCGTCTTTATCAAAGGGCAGATACATGAGTTCAAAATAGGGGCTTGCAGTGTCTGCTGTTTCAAATCCTTTGTATTTCATATATTTGGGGTCCGAAAGGAATCCCATCTTCTTTTTTGACGATAGTATAACAAGTCCTTTTTTCCCTTTCTCCTTACTGTCTCTGACGCATTCGTCCAGAAGAAGAGTCGAATACCCATGTCCTTTGAATTGCCCGGATACCCAAAGGCAGTCAATATACATATAGCCGTCGGCTGAAATCGGCGCCCAGGCGTATTCAGCGGGAATATACTCGATAAAACATTTTCCACGTACATTGCCTTTCAAAAAAACGAGTCCTTCGTCTATCCTTTCTTTCAGCCATGCTTTTTTTGAAAGCACCTGACAGTCTTTATTATTTGCGATGGCACAGCAGATGTGCTCTGTTTCAAGATTATCGTGTGTGATTCTTATAAGTTCCATAATATTACCTCCTCCTGCATACACTATAACATTTTAATCACGACATATGTCTGTCATATTTAAAATTTAATTAAAAGAAGATATAATTTTATAATGGATGCGTCTGTCAGATCATGGTGTCGTCCAGCAAGGCATCTGCCAACTGATGACGCAGAATTTTTCTGCCGCCAAGATAATAGGCGAGCGCCACAAAGCCAATGATAGCAAGAAGGAATACAATGACCGGCATAAAAGGAGCCTCTTTTATAAAAATCATCGGTTCAAGATAACTTGCTTTTAACATGGCTGCAACCAGAACCACTGTCAGAGGCAGTGTCACCAGCACCGGACGTCCGGCAATTACCAGCGCTTCTATACAGAACATCTTCTTAATACCCCCCGGCGTCAGGCCTACGGACATATAGCGCGCAAATTCCCGCCTCCGCTGCCGGACGAACCCCAGCGTATTAGAAAACACATTTCCGATTCCAATGATGGCAAACAGAACGCAAAAACCGCCTAAGACTAGCATCATGCCATCAACCATTTTATCATTGGCAATTTTATCCTGAATACGGTTCTCACTTTCAATTTCATATGCATTTCCTATAAGCCCGGTAACCTCTTTCTCCAGATCCTTTAGTTCCTCCAATGTGACGCCTTCCCTGGCAAGAACCCGGATATAGGAATCTTCCTCTGCTCCTTTTATGGTGTCTTTCAACTGTTCCCACAGGGACGCCGGAAGGAAATGTACCAGTTCATAATAATCTGTCGTGCCATACTCTTCCCTTAAAGCCGGAACCTCCTGGGTATAGGAAATCACAGGGATTTCCGCCGACATCTTTTCTTCTTCTGACTGCTGAAGTACTGTCGTATTTATCGTTTCTTCCAGATATGGATAATAATCAGGATCACGGAAATTGGGATTACTGGTATCCCGGATCTGATTCAGAATAACCGCGCCGTCCAGCCTGGGCTCTGCTTTGATCTGCCTGCAATACGCAAGAAAGCTGGCATCATCCAATATAACCAGTGGAGCATTGACCAGCCACCCTCCATCTACCGTTGACACGCTATCCGCGTCCGCATTCTGAAAGCCGCCTAAGCCGCTGAACTCCTCGCTGACTTCTTCCTCTGTTATCATTCGTTTTGCTTCTGCTTTCTGATATACGGTTAAGTTTCGGACACCGGAAATTTCCTGAAGCTTCTCCGTCTCATGAAATGCCTCTATTCCAGTATCCTTTACCGTCACCATCACATCCCAGACATCCTGGTATCTTTCAAAATATGTCATTCTTGTACTGATGCCCGAAAGGGTAAAGAAACATTGCATCAAGGTAAACGCCAGAAAAGAAAACGTCAGGGATAATGTAGCGGTACGCCAGGCCTTTTTCTGCGCCTTCAGCGAATTTCCGGCCAGTTCTCCTTCCAGCCCGAAGAAAAAAGCCAGAACGCGGGAATTTTTTCTTTTCTTCAACTGGATTTCTCCAGTATTCCTGATGGCTTCAAGAGGCGTCAGACGGCTTAATTTCCTGGCCGGATACCAGGCTGATATCCATACTGTTAATATGGTGATCGCGAAAGTAAACACGAATACCAACGGATGATATCCCCCGACCGCCTCATGCCGTCCTGATATATCGCTTCCAGCTATAATATTCGTCATTTCCATTACTCCCAGCCCTATCAGAACGCCCAGAACATTTCCAAGCAGAAGGGGGACTGCGCACAGCGCCGCGGCTTCCTGCAAAAGGCAGGCCCTGATCTGCCTCGGCGTGGCTCCGATGCTGGAAAAAATGCCGAACTGATGTATTCTGGCATTCATAGAAACCGCAAAGGAGTTATGAATGATCATGATCAGGGAAAAGCAGGCCAGCCCTGTAATTGCCAGAAAAAAAGGAAAAACCAGCCGTGGGGCCGGATCCTTCGGATCCCGTATCAGATACATGGACAGCAGGGAATGATGACAGGTAATGGCCTCCTGATCTATTCCAGTTAATTCGGCGATCTGGGGCAGATCTTCGAGAATCCTTCTCATATCATTGAAATAAAGATCTGCTACAATATTCTGGCCATCTGATAATTCCTTGTTTATTATGACCTTATCTATGTTGGGGTATTTTTCTACCACGTCCAGAACGCTGTTATCCAGTTCTCCCTCAATCCTTGCCTGCCAGCTGCCCTCTTCTATTTCAATCCTCTCAATGTCATACTTCCAGAAGTTATAAAACAAGGTGCACAGAAGCGACAGAAACAAGGCTGAGATGAAGGCTGCCACCATGACAGAGATGCTGGATGCCCGGTTATTCTTTATATAGCTCCACGAATAATCCTTCCACATAGCAGATCACCTCCGTTTCCGGTCACTGATGATGCGGCCGTCCTCAATCGTGACTATGCGGTCCGCCTCCAGCGCGACTTTTTCATCATGTGTGATCAGCAGAATGGTCTGATGAAGATTTCTGTTGGATAATTTCAGCAAATCTACGATTTCCTTCGAGTTCTTCCGGTCCAGGTTGCCGGTGGGCTCGTCTGCCAGAAGAATGGCCGGACGGTAAATAAGCGCTCTCGCGATAGCCGTTCTCTGCTGCTGCCCTCCGGACATCTGATTCGGCAGGGCATCCAATTTGTCATGAAGTCCCAGTGATGTCACTACCTGTTCAAAGTATTCCTGATTCACCTTCCTTTTGTCCAGCAGAAGCGGCATTAAAATATTCTTTTTAACGGTGAGCGTAGGAATCAGGTTATAAAACTGATAGACCAGCCCTACCTTTCTGCGGCGGAAAATAGCTGACTGGGTGGCATTCATAGACGATACATCTGTTCCATCCACCAGGATCTTTCCTTCTGTTGGCTGATCTACACTTCCAAGTATATGGAGCAGGGTGGATTTCCCGGATCCTGAAGCCCCGACGATAGCAATAAATTCTCCTTTTTCTACGGTCAGATCAATACCGTCCAGCGCAACTGTCTGATTACTGCCTGTGCCATATAGTTTTCTGACCCCAATACATTTTAAGACATCCAATCTTATCTCTCCTCTCTAATAATCCACGTTATTTCATGCAGTCTTATTATAGCAAAGATAAATGACATCTCAGTGACTGTAGAGCCTGATTTCAAAACAGGCGCCCCCTGACGGCAGATTGCGGGCCTCAAGGCTTCCACCCTGCATTTCAAATAAGGACTGGGAAAGTGCCAGCCCTATTCCGCTTCCGTCTTTTGCGGCGCTCTGCCCCCGGTAAAATCTCTCAAAAAGATGGGGAATATCTTCCGGGGCAAAGCCCGCTCCCTCATCCCAGATCCGTATATCCGTATACAGGGGATTCTGGAAGTATTCGCAGTGAATGGTTCCTCCCCGGGGGGAATGTTCCATGGCGTTTTTTATCAGATTCATCAAAGCCTCCATCGTCCACTCCATATCCCCCATAAATTCAGCACAGCCATTATACGGAATATCAGCCAGGATATTTTTTTCGGACATGAGTCCTTCCAGATTATCAACAGCCAGATTCAGCACTGTATAGACATCCACAGGGGAATGCTCCAGCTTAAGCGCCCCTGAATCGATCTTCGAGAGTGTCAGCAGCGACTCTTCCAGCCTGTTCAGGCGTGCCAGCTGATTCCGAATCGGCTTTGTATACTTTTGAGGCGCTTCTTTCTCCATAAGCTGCAAGGAGAGGAAGGCGGCGGTAATCGGCGTCTTAAGCTGGTGGGCGATATTGGCCAGATTTTCCGCAAAACGCTCTTTTGCTTTTATGGCCGTTTCCTTTGTCACGTAAAGGCTTGTAACCGTTTTATAGATCTCATCCTGCAGATGGGAAAATTCATCTTCCCTGGTCTGCACAATGGTCCCGGCCGTGCCGGTATTGACCTGTTCCAGGTATCTCGTCAAGCCGGATATCCTTGTGTGGCTGCGCCTTGTATCTGACCATGATGACGCAAGAAACGCTGTAGATATCAGAACCGCGACCATAATCGTCAAAAGAGATGATCTCTCACCGGTCTTGCCGGAGAAGTCACCCTTTGTATACCCGTATTGTTTCAAAAATTCATTTCCTTCTGGCCGCGATTCCGTCTGGGTCTGGTACTCTTTCAGGGCGGAAAGCAGCATTTCCTCTCCTTCCGGGTCGTTCTCCAGAATGATCTGGGACAGAGATGATATGCCGCTGAAAGTAGCCTGCTCATGCCAGCGCTGCCACATGCTGTTCAGAAACAGGACTCCTGCCAGACAAATCACCACTGGAAGCCAGACCGTCAACATCTGCTTCTTTCGTTCTATCATAGCGAATCCTCCATGCGGTATCCAAAGCTCCTGATGGTTTTCAGGCATGCGGGGTGACGCAGTTTCTCCCGCAGCCGCTTTATGGTAACGGTCAAAGTATTATCGTTCACATAACTTCCATTGCTGTCCCATACCTGCTCAAGAAGCTGCCTTCGCGTTACCGTTTTCCCTTTGTTTTCCATCAATAGCAGAAGGATCTGGTATTCCGGCTGACTTAAGGCGATCTCCGCATTGTCGCGGAAAACAGCCTTTTTCTCAGTATCAAGAATCAGGGAGTCGCAATAAAAGCAGGCATCCTTTCTCTGCCCGGCACGCCGCAGCAAAGCAAGGATACGCGAATGCAGGACTTCCAGTTCAAAAGGCTTGACAACATAATCATCAGCGCCATTTTGAAATCCATCGACTATATCGCAGGAATCCCCGCGGACAGTCAGGAAGATCACAGGCAGCTGGAGCCATCTTAACCGCAGCCAGCGGCACAAGTCATTTCCCTGGCCATCCGGCATGTTCCAGTCTAGCAGGATTATATCCGGCTGCCTCTTTCGAAGCGCCTGCTTCATATCCTCAATCATATGGAAAACAGTTACCTGGCATTCTGCCTGTTCCAGATATTCTTTTACCAGCTGCGCAATCGTCTCATCGTCCTCAGCATAATACAGATCAATCATTTTCCCATTCTCTCTTTC carries:
- a CDS encoding N-acetyltransferase — protein: MELIRITHDNLETEHICCAIANNKDCQVLSKKAWLKERIDEGLVFLKGNVRGKCFIEYIPAEYAWAPISADGYMYIDCLWVSGQFKGHGYSTLLLDECVRDSKEKGKKGLVILSSKKKMGFLSDPKYMKYKGFETADTASPYFELMYLPFDKDADRPCFSSSVKETEHSGTQNGFTLYYTSQCPFTAKCVPLIEDMAKKRNVKFQAVHITTREQAQNAPVPFTTFSLFYNGQFLTHEIQSEQKFEKILAVKGL
- a CDS encoding ABC transporter permease yields the protein MWKDYSWSYIKNNRASSISVMVAAFISALFLSLLCTLFYNFWKYDIERIEIEEGSWQARIEGELDNSVLDVVEKYPNIDKVIINKELSDGQNIVADLYFNDMRRILEDLPQIAELTGIDQEAITCHHSLLSMYLIRDPKDPAPRLVFPFFLAITGLACFSLIMIIHNSFAVSMNARIHQFGIFSSIGATPRQIRACLLQEAAALCAVPLLLGNVLGVLIGLGVMEMTNIIAGSDISGRHEAVGGYHPLVFVFTFAITILTVWISAWYPARKLSRLTPLEAIRNTGEIQLKKRKNSRVLAFFFGLEGELAGNSLKAQKKAWRTATLSLTFSFLAFTLMQCFFTLSGISTRMTYFERYQDVWDVMVTVKDTGIEAFHETEKLQEISGVRNLTVYQKAEAKRMITEEEVSEEFSGLGGFQNADADSVSTVDGGWLVNAPLVILDDASFLAYCRQIKAEPRLDGAVILNQIRDTSNPNFRDPDYYPYLEETINTTVLQQSEEEKMSAEIPVISYTQEVPALREEYGTTDYYELVHFLPASLWEQLKDTIKGAEEDSYIRVLAREGVTLEELKDLEKEVTGLIGNAYEIESENRIQDKIANDKMVDGMMLVLGGFCVLFAIIGIGNVFSNTLGFVRQRRREFARYMSVGLTPGGIKKMFCIEALVIAGRPVLVTLPLTVVLVAAMLKASYLEPMIFIKEAPFMPVIVFLLAIIGFVALAYYLGGRKILRHQLADALLDDTMI
- a CDS encoding ABC transporter ATP-binding protein → MDVLKCIGVRKLYGTGSNQTVALDGIDLTVEKGEFIAIVGASGSGKSTLLHILGSVDQPTEGKILVDGTDVSSMNATQSAIFRRRKVGLVYQFYNLIPTLTVKKNILMPLLLDKRKVNQEYFEQVVTSLGLHDKLDALPNQMSGGQQQRTAIARALIYRPAILLADEPTGNLDRKNSKEIVDLLKLSNRNLHQTILLITHDEKVALEADRIVTIEDGRIISDRKRR
- a CDS encoding sensor histidine kinase; translation: MIERKKQMLTVWLPVVICLAGVLFLNSMWQRWHEQATFSGISSLSQIILENDPEGEEMLLSALKEYQTQTESRPEGNEFLKQYGYTKGDFSGKTGERSSLLTIMVAVLISTAFLASSWSDTRRSHTRISGLTRYLEQVNTGTAGTIVQTREDEFSHLQDEIYKTVTSLYVTKETAIKAKERFAENLANIAHQLKTPITAAFLSLQLMEKEAPQKYTKPIRNQLARLNRLEESLLTLSKIDSGALKLEHSPVDVYTVLNLAVDNLEGLMSEKNILADIPYNGCAEFMGDMEWTMEALMNLIKNAMEHSPRGGTIHCEYFQNPLYTDIRIWDEGAGFAPEDIPHLFERFYRGQSAAKDGSGIGLALSQSLFEMQGGSLEARNLPSGGACFEIRLYSH
- a CDS encoding response regulator transcription factor — encoded protein: MIDLYYAEDDETIAQLVKEYLEQAECQVTVFHMIEDMKQALRKRQPDIILLDWNMPDGQGNDLCRWLRLRWLQLPVIFLTVRGDSCDIVDGFQNGADDYVVKPFELEVLHSRILALLRRAGQRKDACFYCDSLILDTEKKAVFRDNAEIALSQPEYQILLLLMENKGKTVTRRQLLEQVWDSNGSYVNDNTLTVTIKRLREKLRHPACLKTIRSFGYRMEDSL